The following proteins are co-located in the Megalobrama amblycephala isolate DHTTF-2021 linkage group LG12, ASM1881202v1, whole genome shotgun sequence genome:
- the dock8 gene encoding dedicator of cytokinesis protein 8 isoform X3 translates to MDLKLNVQQTHKSWLLRCPFTYGHKNREKLEKLRNQAEGFCHRLGRYRMPFAFATVNIMSAINSTLERDTSDTDSINGRGSMEKKGLPRRNSDRFSMMEDNYILSGFKPAVTTCSFIKQEGERLSDEDLFKFLSEIKRSSSQRRVKVIPGYLKLEVSPVPETVTGCLSPELIPVKPVSEKNQRPVKEVLEFPASEVYVPHSIYRNLLYLYPLRLNLTNRLTSARNITVKIQFMSGEDSSCAMPVIYGKSSGPEFLQEVYTPVTYHNRSPDFYDELKIRLPARLTEKHHLLFTFYHISCQQKQNQTGSIETLIGYSWLPMLNNDRLQTGQQCLPIVLDKLPVNYSLHFPEKLPAQVPPIKWLENHKGLFNLELQVVSSVQAQDSHLERFFTLCHALEGKTTFPIRVGDEKISENMFEHELKLSIISLSSSGLEPLVLFLHQVLDKLFRLIMQPMVIAGQTANLAQIAFESVVSVVNSLHNSQELAKDHQGRNCLLATYLYFVFRLPDTQHEIHTTGTGGLMAHPESRYSTLTRTTANTVGFMLLQSRIRSSSNPDIPAPQSPEDTEVNNILAKGLPGSRASAAANVSNTSQSSTAGTRPTNKKLFHEELALQMVVSTGVCRENVYKYAWFFFELLVKSMSQHVSQLDKKAVLRRNRFSDRFKDDITTIVNVVTAEIGNILVKQQKELEQAEKVNVSLAFFLYDLMSLMDRGFVFQLVKNYCNQMAAKSVNMATLISMRLEFLRILCSHEHYLNLSLFFSSPASAPASPSPSISSQTSSSCSFQDNKISAMFDLSQDFKQRHYLTGLLLTELSTALDMESEGGRVQQKAINATYSLLCAHDLDQRCSRPEVKSKIAALYLPLVGIIIDSINYLDFTVSDSRGSKGKSGGPEEDPDSVTPINQSVAMAIAGNPFNTLSRNALASVTSVTGKTSNMLTAETSRNLLMCFLWIIKNADQNLIQRWTVDMPSSQLSRLLELLAICISCFEYRGKQSSDKVSTQALQKSQQAKARLEEVLLGGYGARGEMMKRVGGNDRTLGQRENLRWRKDLTQWRQTNDRQDKSKAELDQEAIISGNLATETTLIVLDLLEMILQAVPLADCKDNVVGGVLRVLLHSLTCNQSTTFLSHCFSTLRALIVKFGDLLFEEEAEQCADLCQKVLHYCSSCVDGNRSQACATLYLIMRYSYSSASNFSRVKMQVTMSLASLVGKSSDIHEEYLRRSFRTILAYAEEDVEMQSTQLPSQVDELLRNLNSILSDTVKMKEYQKDPEMLMDLMYRIAKGYQTSPDLRLTWLQNMAEKHNGRKCFTESAMCLIHAAALVAEYLSMLEDHKYLPVGSVTFQNISPNVLEESAVSDDILSPDEDGVCSGRYFTENGLVGLLEQAAELFSNGGLYEAVNEVYKVIVPILEAHRDFRKLASTHDKLQRAFENIIQKGHKRMFGTYFRVGFYGSKFGDLDEQEFIYKEPGITHLPEISHRLENFYSECFGDEVLEMIKDSTPVDRNKLNPNKAYIQITFVEPFFDDYEMKDRLTNFEKNFNLRRFMYTTPFTKSGRPRGELNEQYKRKTILTTMHAFPYIKTRINVIQKEEFDLTPIEVAIEDMQKKTRELAEATHREKPDAVMLQMVLQGSVTATVNQGPLEVAQVFLNEIPADPKLFRHHNKLRLCFKEFILRCGEAVEKNKQLITPDQKEYQQEMKKNYNKLRENLRPMLERKIPELYKPIIKPRIENRDSFKRHSLRRTQDENS, encoded by the exons ATGgatttgaaattaaatgttcaaCAAACACACAAGAGTTGGTTGTTAAGGTGTCCATTTACTTATGGCCATAAA AACAGAGAGAAGCTGGAGAAGTTGAGGAATCAGGCGGAGGGGTTTTGTCACAGACTGGGCCGCTACAGGATGCCATTTGCCTTCGCCACGGTCAACATCATGAGTGCCATCAACTCCACACTGGAACGAGACACAAGTGACACAGACAGTATAAATG GCAGGGGTAGTATGGAAAAGAAAGGATTGCCCAGACGTAACTCTGACAGATTCAGCATGATGGAGGACAACTATATCCTGTCTGGCTTCAAACCAGCTGTCACCACGTGCAGCTTCATCAAGCAG GAAGGAGAGCGTCTGAGCGATGAGGACCTGTTCAAGTTCCTGTCAGAAATCAAGAGGTCGTCCAGTCAGCGACGTGTAAAAGTCATACCTG GCTATCTGAAACTGGAAGTGTCTCCAGTGCCGGAGACGGTGACTGGGTGTCTATCCCCTGAACTGATTCCAGTGAAGCCCGTGTCTGAGAAAAATCAACGGCCGGTTAAAGAGGTGCTAGAGTTCCCTGCCAGTGAAGTCTATGTGCCTCACAGTATATACCG GAACCTGCTGTACTTGTATCCTCTGAGGTTGAATCTTACTAATCGTTTGACTTCAGCCAGAAACATTACGGTTAAAATCCAGTTCATGAGTGGTGAGGATTCCAGCTGTGCCATGCCT GTAATCTATGGAAAATCAAGCGGCCCTGAGTTTCTTCAAGAGGTCTACACTCCAGTCACATACCACAACAG GTCTCCTGATTTCTATGACGAGCTAAAGATTCGTCTTCCAGCCCGTTTAACAGAGAAACACCACTTGCTGTTCACTTTCTACCATATCAGCTGCCAGCAGAAACAGAACCAGACTGGAAGTATAGAGACTCTCATTGGATATTCA TGGTTACCCATGCTGAACAATGACAGGCTGCAGACTGGACAGCAGTGCCTGCCAATCGTTCTGGACAAGCTTCCTGTGAACTATTCCCTGCATTTCCCAGAG AAACTGCCAGCTCAGGTACCTCCAATTAAGTGGCTGGAGAATCATAAGGGACTGTTCAACCTTGAGCTACAAGTTGTGTCCTCAGTCCAAGCACAG GACAGTCATTTGGAACGTTTCTTTACTCTGTGTCACGCCCTGGAGGGCAAGACCACGTTCCCCATCCGAGTTGGAGACGAGAAGATTTCTGAAAACATGTTTGAGCACGAGCTGAAGCTCAGCATCATCTCGCTGTCCTCCTCCGGCCTGGAGCCGCTGGTGCTTTTTCTCCATCAGGTCCTCGACAAGCTCTTCCGGCTCATCATGCAGCCCATGGTCATCGCTGGACAGACTG CAAATCTGGCCCAGATTGCCTTTGAGTCAGTGGTGTCAGTTGTCAACAGCCTTCACAACAGTCAAGAGCTTGCGAAGGACCATCAGGGCAGGAACTGTCTCCTAGCAACATACCTGTACTTTGTGTTCCGCTTGCCAGACACACAACATGAAATCCATACAACAG GCACAGGAGGCCTGATGGCTCACCCGGAGAGCCGATACAGCACTCTGACTCGCACCACAGCTAACACGGTCGGCTTCATGCTGCTTCAGTCACGGATTCGTTCCAGCAGCAACCCTGATATACCAGCACCACAGAGCCCAGAGGACACAGAGGTCAATAACATTCTAGCAAAG GGTTTACCAGGCAGTCGTGCGTCAGCAGCTGCAAATGTCTCCAATACTTCACAGAGCTCCACAGCAGGCACACGGCCCACAAACAAAAAG TTGTTCCACGAGGAGCTGGCTCTTCAGATGGTGGTCAGCACTGGAGTCTGCAGAGAGAATGTCTACAAATACGCCTGGTTCTTTTTTGAACTTCTT GTGAAGAGCATGAGTCAGCACGTGTCTCAGCTGGATAAGAAGGCAGTCCTTCGTAGGAATCGATTTTCGGACCGCTTCAAAGATGACATCACAACTATTGTCAACGTCGTGACTGCTGAGATTGGGAACATTTTAGTAAAACAGCAAAAG GAGTTGGAGCAGGCAGAGAAGGTTAATGTCAGCCTGGCTTTCTTCCTGTATGACCTGATGTCTCTGATGGACCGAGGCTTTGTGTTTCAGCTTGTGAAGAATTACTGCAACCAG ATGGCAGCAAAGAGTGTGAACATGGCGACTTTGATCAGTATGAGATTGGAGTTTTTGAGGATCCTGTGCAGTCATGAGCACTACCTCAACCTCAGCCTGTTCTTCAGCAGCCCCGCCTCCGCCCCCGCCTCCCCGTCGCCTTCCATCTCCTCACAg ACCTCCAGCTCGTGCAGTTTTCAGGACAATAAGATCTCAGCCATGTTTGACCTGTCGCAGGACTTTAAGCAACGGCACTACTTGACCGGACTGCTGCTGACCGAACTCAGTACTGCACTGGACATGGAGTCAGAGGG aGGGAGAGTTCAACAAAAGGCCATTAATGCCACATACAGCTTATTGTGCGCTCACGATCTGGACCAGCGCTGCTCAAGGCCAGAGGTCAAGTCCAAGATTGCTGCTCTCTACCTCCCTCTAGTGGGCATCATCATTGACTCCATCAATTATCTTGATTTCACAG TATCTGACTCTCGTGGCAGTAAAGGCAAGTCCGGTGGACCTGAGGAGGACCCTGACAGTGTCACTCCCATCAATCAgtctgttgccatggcaatcGCTGGAAATCCTTTCAACACCTTGTCAAGAAATGCACTGGCTTCTGTGACCTCTGTG ACGGGAAAAACTAGCAACATGTTGACAGCAGAGACCAGCCGTAATCTGCTCATGTGCTTCCTGTGGATTATCAAGAATGCAGACCAGAATCTGATCCAACGCTGGACTGTGGACATGCCTTCTTCTCAGCTGAGCCGTCTGCTGGAACTCCTCGCCATCTGCATCTCCTGCTTTGAGTACAGG GGGAAGCAGAGTTCTGATAAGGTGAGCACACAGGCCCTGCAGAAGTCTCAGCAGGCTAAGGCGCGTCTGGAGGAGGTTCTGCTGGGAGGGTATGGAGCCAGAGGAGAAATGATGAAAAGGGTGGGAG GTAACGACCGGACGCTGGGTCAGAGAGAGAACCTACGCTGGAGGAAAGACCTTACACAGTGGCGCCAGACAAACGACAGGCAGGACAA ATCCAAAGCAGAGCTGGATCAGGAGGCCATAATCAGTGGTAACCTGGCAACTGAGACCACCCTCATAGTCCTTGACCTACTGGAGATGATTTTACAG GCAGTTCCTCTGGCTGACTGTAAGGATAATGTGGTTGGTGGAGTGCTAAGAGTTCTGCTGCACTCTCTCACCTGTAATCAAAGCACCACCTTCCTGTCGCACTGTTTCAGCACCCTACGGGCTCTTATTGTAAAG tttggTGACCTGTTGTTTGAGGAGGAAGCCGAGCAGTGTGCAGACCTGTGTCAGAAGGTTCTTCATTACTGCAGCAGCTGTGTGGACGGCAACAGGAGTCAAGCTTGTGCTACGCTCTACCTGATCATGAGATACAGCTACAGCTCTGCTAGT AATTTCTCCAGAGTCAAAATGCAGGTGACAATGTCTTTGGCCTCGTTGGTCGGCAAGTCTTCAGACATCCACGAGGAGTACCTACGCCGCTCTTTCAGAACTATCCTTGCATATGCGGAAGAGGACGTGGAAATGCAATCTACACAGCTGCCCTCACAG GTGGATGAACTCTTGAGGAACCTAAACAGTATTCTCTcagatacagtaaaaatgaAGGAGTACCAAAAAGATCCTGAGATGCTCATGGACCTCATGTATAG AATCGCAAAGGGTTACCAGACCTCTCCAGACCTGCGTCTAACCTGGCTCCAAAACATGGCAGAGAAGCACAACGGCAGGAAGTGTTTTACAGAGTCAGCCATGTGTCTGATCCATGCCGCTGCCCTGGTGGCTGAATATCTCAGCATGCTGGAGGATCACAAATACTTGCCTGTGGGCAGCGTCACCTTTCAA AACATCTCTCCTAATGTGCTGGAGGAGTCTGCAGTCTCAGACGACATATTGTCTCCAGACGAGGATGGGGTTTGCTCGGGACGCTACTTCACAGAAAATGGCCTAGTTGGGCTTCTGGAACAGGCTGCTGAGCTATTCAGCAAT GGCGGGTTGTACGAGGCAGTTAATGAGGTGTACAAAGTAATCGTGCCTATACTTGAGGCCCACAGAGATTTCCGGAAGCTCGCTTCCACACATGACAAGCTCCAAAGGGCTTTTGAGAACATCATTCAAAAG gGTCACAAGAGGATGTTTGGAACCTACTTCCGCGTAGGATTTTATGGCTCTAAATTTGGAGACCTGGATGAGCAAGAATTTATCTACAAAGAGCCAGGAATCACCCATTTACCAGAGATATCCCACCGGCTCGAG AACTTCTACAGTGAGTGTTTTGGAGATGAAGTTTTGGAAATGATTAAAGATTCAACACCAGTAGACAGAAACAAGCTGAATCCCAACAAG GCATACATACAGATTACCTTTGTGGAGCCTTTCTTTGATGACTATGAGATGAAAGACCGCCTCACCAACTTTGAAAAGAACTTCAACCTTCGGCGCTTCATGTACACTACGCCATTCACAAAAAGTGGGCGGCCGCGGGGGGAACTCAATGAGCAATACAAGAGGAAAACCATCCTGACCACCATGCATGCCTTCCCCTACATCAAGACACGGATCAATGTCATTCAGAAGGAGGAG ttTGACCTCACGCCCATCGAGGTGGCCATTGAGGACATGCAAAAGAAGACCAGAGAGCTGGCTGAAGCCACGCACAGAGAAAAGCCAGATGCTGTGATGCTTCAGATGGTTCTGCAGGGATCCGTCACAGCCACTGTCAATCAG GGTCCATTGGAGGTGGCCCAGGTCTTCTTGAATGAAATCCCAGCAGACCCCAAGCTCTTCCGTCATCACAACAAACTGCGTTTGTGTTTCAAAGAGTTCATACTGCG GTGTGGAGAGGCTGTTGAGAAGAACAAGCAACTCATCACTCCTGATCAGAAGGAGTACCAGCAGGAGATGAAGAAAAACTACAACAAACTGCGAGAGAACCTGAGGCCAATGCTGGAGAGAAAGATCCCTGAGCTCTACAAGCCCATCATCAAACCTCGCATCGAGAATAG AGATTCCTTCAAGCGG